A stretch of the Vidua chalybeata isolate OUT-0048 chromosome 19, bVidCha1 merged haplotype, whole genome shotgun sequence genome encodes the following:
- the NAT9 gene encoding alpha/beta-tubulin-N-acetyltransferase 9, which yields MKINQDVVLRGKKVTLVPYTPAHVPRYHEWMQSEELQRLTASEPLSLEQEYEMQRSWRDDADKCTFIVLDSERWPEQSEENSMVGDVNLFLTNAEDPTVGEIEIMIAEPNCRGRGFGKEATLLMMAYGVRKLGITKFEAKIGQENEASICMFKKLHFKEVAVNSIFQEVTLRLDVSDQERQWLLEQTNHVEEKSYAELKQPAGVLDT from the exons ATGAAGATTAACCAGGACGTGGTGCTGCGAGGAAAGAAGGTGACGCTGGTGCCCTACACCCCTGCACACGTGCCCCG GTACCACGAGTGGATGCAGTCGGAGGAGCTGCAGCGGCTGACAGCCTCGGAGCccctcagcctggagcaggagtACGAAATGCAGCGCAGCTGGCGGGATGATGCTGACA AGTGCACCTTCATCGTGCTGGACTCAGAGCGCTGGCCTGAGCAGTCAGAGGAGAACTCCATGGTTGGGGATGTGAATCTCTTCCTCACCAACGCCGAGGACCCAACTGTGGGCGAGATTGAAATCATGATTGCAG AGCCCAACTGCCGTGGCCGAGGGTTTGGCAAGGAGGCAACTCTGCTGATGATGGCCTATG GAGTGAGAAAACTGGGGATCACCAAGTTTGAGGCTAAGATTGGTCAGGAAAATGAAGCCAGTATCTGCATGTTCAAAAAGCTTCACTTTAAGGAG gttGCTGTGAACAGCATTTTCCAGGAGGTGACGTTGAGGCTGGATGTCAGTGACCAGGAGAGACAGTGGCTCCTGGAGCAGACAAACCACGTGGAGGAGAAGAGTTATGCTGAGCTGAAGCAGCCAGCTGGGGTGCTGGACACCTGA
- the NHERF1 gene encoding Na(+)/H(+) exchange regulatory cofactor NHE-RF1 isoform X1, with amino-acid sequence MSSGAGPAARLCRLERGPDGYGFHLHGEKGKPGQFIRLVEAGSPAERSGLRAGDRLLEVDGENVERESHQQVVERIRAAAGAVSLLVVDSTAEDQLPKRGEAGAESPVVSGQAAPMPAEPAAREPSGGDQREELRPRLCHMKKGPDGYGFNLHSDKSRPGQYVRAVDPGSPAEAAGLAPQDRIIEVNGVCMEGKQHSDVVAAIKASGDETRLLVVDKLTDEFFKKCKVVPSEQHLTGPLPETVANGDVGKENGGEPRSHSVSESPSSPAPLAVSPNSSETHSEPHTQEGDKHHSASGSLLDLDIPLAVAKERAHQKRTSKRAPQMDWSKKNELFSNL; translated from the exons ATGAGCAGCGGcgcgggccccgccgcccggcTGTGCCGCCTGGAGCGCGGCCCGGATGGCTACGGCTTCCACCTGCACGGCGAAAAGGGCAAGCCGGGCCAGTTCATCCGTCTGGTGGAGGCGGGCTCGCCGGCCGAGCGGTCGGGGCTGCGCGCTGGGGACCGGCTGCTGGAGGTGGACGGCGAGAACGTGGAGCGGGAGAGCCATCAGCAGGTGGTGGAGCGGAtccgcgccgccgccggcgcCGTCAGCCTCCTCGTCGTAGACTCGACGGCCGAGGATCAGCTGCCGAAGCGGGGCGAGGCGGGTGCCGAGTCGCCGGTGGTCAGTGGGCAGGCAGCTCCGATGCCGGCGGAGCCCGCGGCGCGGGAGCCCAGCGGTGGCGACCAGCGG GAGGAGCTAAGACCTCGATTGTGCCACATGAAGAAGGGCCCTGATGGCTACGGCTTCAACCTGCACAGTGACAAGAGTCGCCCAGGGCAGTACGTGCGCGCTGTCGACCCCGGGTCGCCGGctgaggcagcagggctggccccCCAGGACCGCATCATCGAG GTGAATGGTGTGTGCATGGAGGGCAAGCAGCACAGTGACGTGGTGGCAGCCATCAAGGCGAGTGGTGACGAGACCAGACTGCTGGTGGTGGACAAACTCACAGATGAGTTCTTCAAGAAGTGCAAGGTGGTGCCCTCGGAGCAGCACCTAACAG GTCCCTTGCCAGAAACAGTAGCCAATGGTGATGTAGGGAAG gAAAATGGTGGAGAGCCACGGTCCCACTCGGTGTCCGAGAGCCCGTCCAGCCCCGCACCACTGGCTGTGTCCCCCAACTCCAGCGAGACCCACAGCGAG CCTCACACACAGGAGGGTGACAAACACCATTCAGCATCTGGCTCCCTCCTGGACCTTGACATCCCGCTGGCTGTGGCCAAGGAGCGGGCGCACCAGAAGCGCACTAGCAAGAGGGCACCCCAGATGGACTGGAGCAAGAAAAATGAACTGTTCAGCAACCTGTGA
- the NHERF1 gene encoding Na(+)/H(+) exchange regulatory cofactor NHE-RF1 isoform X2, whose amino-acid sequence MSSGAGPAARLCRLERGPDGYGFHLHGEKGKPGQFIRLVEAGSPAERSGLRAGDRLLEVDGENVERESHQQVVERIRAAAGAVSLLVVDSTAEDQLPKRGEAGAESPVVSGQAAPMPAEPAAREPSGGDQREELRPRLCHMKKGPDGYGFNLHSDKSRPGQYVRAVDPGSPAEAAGLAPQDRIIEVNGVCMEGKQHSDVVAAIKASGDETRLLVVDKLTDEFFKKCKVVPSEQHLTGPLPETVANGDVGKENGGEPRSHSVSESPSSPAPLAVSPNSSETHSEEGDKHHSASGSLLDLDIPLAVAKERAHQKRTSKRAPQMDWSKKNELFSNL is encoded by the exons ATGAGCAGCGGcgcgggccccgccgcccggcTGTGCCGCCTGGAGCGCGGCCCGGATGGCTACGGCTTCCACCTGCACGGCGAAAAGGGCAAGCCGGGCCAGTTCATCCGTCTGGTGGAGGCGGGCTCGCCGGCCGAGCGGTCGGGGCTGCGCGCTGGGGACCGGCTGCTGGAGGTGGACGGCGAGAACGTGGAGCGGGAGAGCCATCAGCAGGTGGTGGAGCGGAtccgcgccgccgccggcgcCGTCAGCCTCCTCGTCGTAGACTCGACGGCCGAGGATCAGCTGCCGAAGCGGGGCGAGGCGGGTGCCGAGTCGCCGGTGGTCAGTGGGCAGGCAGCTCCGATGCCGGCGGAGCCCGCGGCGCGGGAGCCCAGCGGTGGCGACCAGCGG GAGGAGCTAAGACCTCGATTGTGCCACATGAAGAAGGGCCCTGATGGCTACGGCTTCAACCTGCACAGTGACAAGAGTCGCCCAGGGCAGTACGTGCGCGCTGTCGACCCCGGGTCGCCGGctgaggcagcagggctggccccCCAGGACCGCATCATCGAG GTGAATGGTGTGTGCATGGAGGGCAAGCAGCACAGTGACGTGGTGGCAGCCATCAAGGCGAGTGGTGACGAGACCAGACTGCTGGTGGTGGACAAACTCACAGATGAGTTCTTCAAGAAGTGCAAGGTGGTGCCCTCGGAGCAGCACCTAACAG GTCCCTTGCCAGAAACAGTAGCCAATGGTGATGTAGGGAAG gAAAATGGTGGAGAGCCACGGTCCCACTCGGTGTCCGAGAGCCCGTCCAGCCCCGCACCACTGGCTGTGTCCCCCAACTCCAGCGAGACCCACAGCGAG GAGGGTGACAAACACCATTCAGCATCTGGCTCCCTCCTGGACCTTGACATCCCGCTGGCTGTGGCCAAGGAGCGGGCGCACCAGAAGCGCACTAGCAAGAGGGCACCCCAGATGGACTGGAGCAAGAAAAATGAACTGTTCAGCAACCTGTGA
- the RAB37 gene encoding ras-related protein Rab-37 isoform X3, which yields MEARAAGLGGDGYNEALLHKTILVGDSGVGKTSLLVQFDQGKFIPGSFSATVGIGFTVMLLGDSGVGKTCFLLQFKDGAFLSGTFIATVGIDFRNKVVTVDGVKVKLQIWDTAGQERFRSVTHAYYRDAQALLLLYDITSKMSFDNIHAWLTEIHEYAQKDVVIMLLGNKADVSSERAVRTEDGASLAREYGVPFMETSAKTGMNVELAFLAIAKELKQRAVQPLDEPHFQIHDYIESQKKKSSCCAFS from the exons ACAATCCTGGTTGGAGACAGTGGCGTGGGGAAAACATCACTGCTGGTCCAGTTTGACCAGGGCAAGTTCATTCCTGGCTCCTTCTCTGCCACCGTGGGCATTGGGTTTACG GTGATGTTACTTGGAGACTCGGGCGTGGGGAAAACCTGCTTCTTGCTTCAGTTCAAAGACGGGGCCTTTCTCTCCGGGACGTTCATAGCCACCGTGGGCATAGATTTCCGG AACAAAGTGGTGACTGTGGATGGTGTGAAGGTGAAGTTGCAG AtctgggacacagcaggacaggagcGTTTCCGCAGCGTCACCCACGCCTATTACCGGGATGCCCAAG ccctgctcctgctctacGATATCACCAGCAAGATGTCCTTTGACAACATCCAT GCCTGGCTGACGGAGATCCATGAATACGCCCAGAAGGACGTGGTCATCATGTTGCTGGGCAATAAG GCTGATGTAAGCAGTGAGAGAGCTGTGAGGACGGAGGATGGAGCATCACTGGCCAGG GAGTATGGAGTGCCTTTCATGGAGACGAGTGCCAAGACAGGCATGAACGTGGAGCTGGCCTTCCTGGCCATTGCCAA GGAGCTGAAGCAGCGCGCGGTGCAGCCGCTGGATGAGCCTCACTTCCAGATCCACGATTACATCGAGtcacagaagaagaaatccagctgctgtgccttcTCCTGA
- the RAB37 gene encoding ras-related protein Rab-37 isoform X2, with amino-acid sequence MEARAAGLGGDGYNEALLHKTILVGDSGVGKTSLLVQFDQGKFIPGSFSATVGIGFTNKVVTVDGVKVKLQIWDTAGQERFRSVTHAYYRDAQALLLLYDITSKMSFDNIHAWLTEIHEYAQKDVVIMLLGNKADVSSERAVRTEDGASLAREYGVPFMETSAKTGMNVELAFLAIAKELKQRAVQPLDEPHFQIHDYIESQKKKSSCCAFS; translated from the exons ACAATCCTGGTTGGAGACAGTGGCGTGGGGAAAACATCACTGCTGGTCCAGTTTGACCAGGGCAAGTTCATTCCTGGCTCCTTCTCTGCCACCGTGGGCATTGGGTTTACG AACAAAGTGGTGACTGTGGATGGTGTGAAGGTGAAGTTGCAG AtctgggacacagcaggacaggagcGTTTCCGCAGCGTCACCCACGCCTATTACCGGGATGCCCAAG ccctgctcctgctctacGATATCACCAGCAAGATGTCCTTTGACAACATCCAT GCCTGGCTGACGGAGATCCATGAATACGCCCAGAAGGACGTGGTCATCATGTTGCTGGGCAATAAG GCTGATGTAAGCAGTGAGAGAGCTGTGAGGACGGAGGATGGAGCATCACTGGCCAGG GAGTATGGAGTGCCTTTCATGGAGACGAGTGCCAAGACAGGCATGAACGTGGAGCTGGCCTTCCTGGCCATTGCCAA GGAGCTGAAGCAGCGCGCGGTGCAGCCGCTGGATGAGCCTCACTTCCAGATCCACGATTACATCGAGtcacagaagaagaaatccagctgctgtgccttcTCCTGA
- the RAB37 gene encoding ras-related protein Rab-37 isoform X1: MGDPDGPAGNETPEGSGEPPKSSGDPPALSRDYELSGKVMLLGDSGVGKTCFLLQFKDGAFLSGTFIATVGIDFRNKVVTVDGVKVKLQIWDTAGQERFRSVTHAYYRDAQALLLLYDITSKMSFDNIHAWLTEIHEYAQKDVVIMLLGNKADVSSERAVRTEDGASLAREYGVPFMETSAKTGMNVELAFLAIAKELKQRAVQPLDEPHFQIHDYIESQKKKSSCCAFS, from the exons ATGGGCGACCCCGATGGGCCAGCGGGGAACGAGACCCCGGAGGGGAGCGGGGAACCCCCGAAGAGCAGCGGGGATCCCCCGGCGCTGTCCCGGGATTACGAACTGTCCGGCAAG GTGATGTTACTTGGAGACTCGGGCGTGGGGAAAACCTGCTTCTTGCTTCAGTTCAAAGACGGGGCCTTTCTCTCCGGGACGTTCATAGCCACCGTGGGCATAGATTTCCGG AACAAAGTGGTGACTGTGGATGGTGTGAAGGTGAAGTTGCAG AtctgggacacagcaggacaggagcGTTTCCGCAGCGTCACCCACGCCTATTACCGGGATGCCCAAG ccctgctcctgctctacGATATCACCAGCAAGATGTCCTTTGACAACATCCAT GCCTGGCTGACGGAGATCCATGAATACGCCCAGAAGGACGTGGTCATCATGTTGCTGGGCAATAAG GCTGATGTAAGCAGTGAGAGAGCTGTGAGGACGGAGGATGGAGCATCACTGGCCAGG GAGTATGGAGTGCCTTTCATGGAGACGAGTGCCAAGACAGGCATGAACGTGGAGCTGGCCTTCCTGGCCATTGCCAA GGAGCTGAAGCAGCGCGCGGTGCAGCCGCTGGATGAGCCTCACTTCCAGATCCACGATTACATCGAGtcacagaagaagaaatccagctgctgtgccttcTCCTGA